A window of Glycine soja cultivar W05 chromosome 2, ASM419377v2, whole genome shotgun sequence genomic DNA:
ACATTGCAGAAATGAAACCAAAGCTGGTTGATCCATCTTCTTCAATCAAAGCAGGGCCTGATTCCATAGTATTTGTACAAATCAAGAGCTTCAATGCACCAGCATGCGCATAATATAAATCGACAAGAAGACAACAATTTGTACGGTTCTTCAATGCGCCAGAATGGAGTTAGCATGCACATAATATTAATCAACAactagataataaaaaaatgatttctttGTGTTTTCCTTTCGCAATTGgttctttcttcttatttcaGCTACCATGTCCATACTGTGTATGTCTGTATATGATTTTCCTTTTGGTTATTTCCGTGTCTTTATTAATATctgatttatataaaattttatgtgcATGATTGTAGTTAATAACAGAGTATTTAATGCTTAATAGATGCAAGATCATGTACTAGTTCCTTCCATAGACAGAAAATGCAAAACATTGCCTCAATTTCATGTTAGAAtttgtttacttatttttttaatctctggAAATTGAAGCAGAGAAGGCAAAAGATTGCCTCAATTTCATTAGCAAGTTTAAGCAACTAATTCCAAGGCAGGCATGACTCTGTTTGCATGTTGTAAGCTTAACGTAGAGCCATTCCTTTACCTCTATTTTCATCAACAAGCACATCAAGCAGTATTAGTGCAGTTGACAGTTTAAATTATGCAAACACAAGagctcaactttttttttttttttttttatcacaaagaGACAGTGAATAATAGtagaaattaactttttaatgcATGTGCAAGAGGTCAAAGGAGCAAACAATACAAAGTTCGTCTTGTTGTAAATAGCAGTTTAAGCTCCACCTTTCCCACATTGTAGGGTGTGTTTAAAATAAGTTCTATTCGTTGCACATTCCATAAaacatggtatttttttttttttttgaagttaagATGGTATGATGTTGAATATTAAACCTTGTCACAATACTGCAAGTTTCCAGCTCCACTTTTTAATGGATTGATAAAAGATGGTATGAGAACCAATATAATGGAGCAAACAATACAGATATCTTAACATTGTACAGCTACATGTTTGCCAAAGCTTATACTATAATAAACTACAATCAGAACTTAAATGAAacgaagaagaaataaaatcttCAAATATGGATGCATAAGTTTGAAAATTTGAATCTCAATTTGGCTAGAGCCTAGAGTTATGCTGACAAGGAAGAATATAATTCTGAGTCTTAAAATAAAGCACACTGTGCAGTACAACTGAATAAGGTGAAAATCTGAAATTCGAATAGAATGAAATACCTCTCTTCTCAATAGCGTCAATTGAAgcgattattttaaaacaaaatatgaagatattcaattaaaggaaaaagtgtttaaaattcttaattcaAACACTACCAAACTAGTGTGAAGTTATTTTGACTTAACcaataattttgaattcaacTCCTGTACATGTGTGATAAGTACTcaaagacaaaataataatacttgTAGGTCATACCAAACAAATTCTTAATTCAAACTTCCAAggtgatatattaaattttaattacataaacaatttacacgaaataaataatcaatattGTCTCTAAAATATTATCATCTCTCTTAAATAgtccataaaataataaactatttAAGTAATTCTCAAAAGTATTAAACCTCCATCACTATCATTTCTAAgttaatatatttcaataagaacaaaagtcaaataaatttttatagttatttttggTCGTGTTCTCCAATTAGGAATATTAGAGTTAATCTCCATAGTCTATGTTAAACCTTTATTAAGAATATATTATTAAGGAAACACTCTAGTTCATTGGAAAACAGCAAAGTactcataattaaaattatctgcatttaagtttgatctttttaagtaaaattcAATGAGcaatttgaatgatttttttttaaaaaaaaatgtatgattcatacaaaaattaaaaacaatttatacaatcATTTTTCGTCTTTACGTCTCTCCATCATATTTTAtagtttcctttttttctctttctcttagtCATATAAAATTTACTATGCAAATAACATTTCTCTTAAGATTTAGAGGACTActcataatttttcatttattattagtatctttcaaaaggacaaataacaaatgaaaaaatttattgacaaataatattaaatttattaggaactaaaaaatatcatggatcatacaaaaattattttatcaaagagaaaaaaattactaaaaaataaatataaaatttggacatttattaattaaatatgaaaaacatattatacTCTTTTCACTTTTAGATAGGTTTATATACTAAATACTATTTACATACTTATGAGAACCCTAacttttctaatatatttttcttcattagGATGTTTCTTAATTGCATCTGAAATTTATGCCTGTTCAAcgaaaagaaaaatgcatgtGATCCCTGAATTCtgtacttattatttttttttcttgaattcttTAATCTTGTAATTGGCAAGATCATGTACCAGTTCCTTCAAATTGAGACCCTAAACCTTATAAACACAAAATCCAATCCTAAGAAATAGTGAAGCTTCATAAGGTCTCTTTATTCATGTGCAATTAGTCTGCATTTTCCCTAAAAGTGTGTGTAAGCTCAAAGGAGTTAATTATCTCACTGAAATTTAAGTTATATTATTCTGCCGCATGTGGATCGATCTTGCTAAAGGTGTGACTTCTAGGCTTAACTTCTCGCAGATCTGTTTTGGTATTCATGATATCCTTCCcgttcattttcaaatttcatctTCAATTTCAATGTTAAacattgtttaattattataattgatcTCAACTTCAATTGTTAtagtatttattattctttcagtttttcttttaaaataattatttttccctTAGAAATAGTAATAATTTGACACTCACATTCTCCAACATAACCTCCTCAAAGAACTACACGCTATGACTTATGGTTAATCGTTCCGAccattttttagttcttataaagtaaaaaagtcatttattaaaaaaaatcttatatgctaacaaaaatatttaatattttttttttcatttaaagtaaaatatttatcttaaaatttatataaggtCTTAATAAATTTGATAGGAACTAAAAAACATCTAGTCACGAGCCAAACGTGTATTCCAAGAAACAAATGACCTAAAGAAAAACCAAAGAAATTGACTATAACACTAGGAAAAAAGATTCTAAAAAACATTAATGTAAGGGCATGATAACTAACTGTAACTACATGCACGCTGGTGCATTGAAACTCTTGCTATGCACAAATACAATTGAATCATGCTTCACTTTGATGGGAGAAGATGGATCAACCAGCTTTGGGTTCATTTCTGGGATGTGGAGTGACTGGGTCAGCACTAGTGGAGTTCCATTCAACAGCACCACCTTACTTTGAATGTTACCATCTTTGGGTGTCAAATGGTACTCTTCTCTCGGCGTGTTTCTGTTTCTTAATCCTACTTCCGGGTGGTACAGATTCTCATTGAGGAGTGATACTTCGAAAGTGGTAGAGTTGGACATGTTTATGAGTAGCACGGTGATACCAGACTGAAAAGAAATGAACCACAAAAACCAAGATTAGGAACAAATTAATGGCATTGAGTtagattgaaaaaaaacttcttgattttaatttgtatgattagttattgtcaattaattgtaagtgttttatgataaaaaaaaaaacattgcatGCGAGGGTTAAAAAAACGTTAAGTTCTGCTTCCTGATTTGAAGggcaacattaatttttttgaaccacaacattaaatttttttaaccgtTCGCAATAGCAAGACGACCACAATTGGAGTGCATCGAATGCATTTATTCGCGCTCAACAAACATGACAAAACcatatttaaaaccttgatagTATGATATAACCTGtgtataaatacttttttccttctttaacaaagacaatacaaaaaaaagattttgagaTAAAAGAGCTTACCTCTTTCTTTGAGCAATGAACGTATGCACGCAAATATGGCGACCCTTCGTGAGAAACAGAAAGCACTTTGCTTCCCATTAACCGATGCCACAAAAGAGCTCTGATCAAATTAAAGGCATGCCGCTTAGATAGAGATTTAACCATGTGCACACTAACAAGTCTTAATTTGATTGCTTATACTGTTTTATGATATTTTGTAGGATATTAATATGCCAAAATTTTCTGTTAAATGAAACTATATATGATTGTTTCGTAGAATTAAACATTTATCTTTAGCAAATGTCTCTCACACACCCATAGGAACACTTACTTACCCATAATAATCTGGGTTAGGAATGAAGGTTGTGGTGTCTAGCAAACCATAGTTTCCTCCAACTAGTGCTTGTCTACAATAAACTTTGTGGTTGAAGGTTGATGTCATTCCCAGCTGGTCAAGGTACCTATTGTTATTCATTCACATACATTGACATGTCAATGCAGATTTTGtagaggaaagaagaaaaaaaagagacagaAAAGAACTCAATTGATTTGCAGATTAATAGACAGACCAAAAGCCATTAACAAAAGTATTTGACACATCTTTGCCACCACTGTTATACTAAGTTAGTATATCCTATATAGttgaaaaaagtaattttttatttgtttagatTTAAAGGAGAGGAGATCTCGGTGTAACTAACTTATCActgtatgattttaattttaaaaaacatctaACTAGGATCTAGTATAGTGCATATCATGTTAAGGTGCATGGTGTGTGTAACGAGTTAATctaatatatgaattttttttttacttaaatagaatttttttaaagaaggaaatatattgaaaattatttggcattaaatatatttcatgattttagtataaatttaatataaataattcaaattatgaTGTAAAGTTTAACTCCTTTCGAAATGTAGCGAGGTCATCCCTCTAGTCATTTTTTCAtcccaaaataattattgtccTAGGTTGTTTatacctataaaaaaaataaaataaaaatgaaggagagtaataattaattttataaaattaacattatatcatcattaattattttataaatatgttatttatcactaatattataaaagatataagtgaaagaaaataattaatgttatattgaaaaaactaaaataataattattttggatattttttttccaattacatAATTGTTACACTGGATTGGCACGGGATTGGAGGGagtatttttcttccatttctaatttatatttttttaagaataatatgATTAAAACAATCATATAAAATCTATGTTTCTTAAGGAAAGTTGTGCTAAAACTTGTTAGTCAAGTTAGCATAGTTGTTAAATATGATTAGAACATGACTctacataaattttatttaatattttagtttgtgCACTATACATGACAAATGACCTaaagaaaaactaaagaaattgattataaaactagaaaaaaaaaattctaaaacaaaaCCTTATAAGGTACCTAAACTAAAAGGGATTAATGACCTAGctagaaaaaatatgaaaagaaaatgatgcGCTGCTTGCTTGCTGACTAATACTAAATGTGCATGACAACCACTAACTACATGCTGGTGCACTCAAACTCTTGTTATGCACAACAAAATTGATTGGAGAAGATGGATCAACCAGCTTTGGGTCCAGTGACCGGTCAGCACGGATGGAGTTCCATTCAACAACAGCGTCTCATCACTCCGAATGCTACCATCCTTGGTACTTGTTCTCTGTGTGTTTTTTATACTACctagcaattttttttcttttggtctaATGTTTGTAACATATATTCAACCTTTAACaacttatacaaaattttatcccTTTATACACCATTAgtgggaagaaaaagaaaaaaaaaagagatgttcAGATAAATCAATCACCTGTGCCGGGGTGAACTAATCAAGTCAATATAAGTTTGGATAGAAGAAATTGAGTTTTTAAACacgtttaaataaaatataagaatggaACAATGTATATAAATATGATCCACCTAAGAACCCAGAGAAAGATCCAACCATggaattgattttattattattttattattgagaAGTGGGGAATGATGCAACagactttttgttgtttttttactttaccCTATGTATTGTATTTTTGGTACATTTCTGTTGGCGTACCTTTGTTTTAACAAGTTCAATCCTTCTGTTTTTAAATTACACAAACCTAGTCCtttgaatgaaaaatataaattaaatctcTACCCATGTCacattttatattatgaaaatatatatatatatatatatatatatatatataagaaatgttAACACATCGTAATGGTTAAAAGACTTGATAATCATATTGTATAAAGAATATAttgatatatgaaaaaaataattaacactaCTACATTGATGTTTGATTGATAATCAATTGATGcattaaatatctttaatttcaaaatttattatatttatttacggtcaaaatttattatcataaattacattaactatcatttcaataatttaaacttaattcaatcaaatataattttttttatcattatgttTATTCTACATgtgatttttctttctcaaaacttttaaataaatccatgtctctaaaataattttacttaatattttagtttgtgcactacacatgaaaaatatttaattttacataattaaaattcacaatagataaatttttttgtatatttaaattttattgtaatttaaatttataataaataaatattcattaaaggtctaattcatattaaaatctttttttattaacatattaaaGTTTTTATACAAGTTTAACTTGTTTGATGTCTACATGGGCTGATAAGATCATAAACCATTCCATTGAGACAAACAAttctataaaaacaaaaattataatcttaaaaaatgagaaagattGTAACTTGAAAAATGACACAGCTGAAAAGATGAGAgtttaagttttataaaatggaATTTAATGGCTATAAACTAATAATGTAAGATTGTTTTATATCATCATCCaagtataaattatgttttaagttactttgatataattatttttaaaaattaacacacTCACCATGATGAGTTATAATTTGATAACCATCTAAAATttcagatgatttttttttaattacacaaGGTTTGGGGagtatttttcttccatttttaatttatatttttttaattagccaATCTAGCTAGCATTGTTGTTGGATATAACTGAACATGTCTCTacagataaattttatttaatattttaatttgtaacatATTTCATGTGTTAACAACTTTTACGCATTTTATCATAGTATATACAGATAAATAACAACTTTTTATAACATATTCCATTATCACTGGCAACAACAGCTTTGAGGAGATTAACTGGAAAACACAACTAGTCTTTGGTGGTTTAAATTTGAGACTGAGTGATGTATATAGATAGGATCCGATCAATAACAACCCAACCATTGTTTTTAACTTACTTTGgtatatctgttttttttttttttttaagttaacaaacttatcataagttatgattggataataatgtaaaaaaattgaacccTTTGTTTCTATTATTTGTATTGTAATATATAGAAATAAATCACAAAATTTGCATAAGAACAAGAGGTCAACTAATCAAATTAAACTAAGCTTGACAAGAGAAATTGAGTTCTTGAGAGATgtttaactaaaataaaatataaaaatcaggGTGATGTATATAAATAGGGTCCAATTAAAGAGATTATGTTTTTACATAAGTTTGACTTCTTCCATCTCTACATTGGCTGATAAGATCATAAAGTGTTGAGACACAAAAATCtacataaaacaaattataaccatataaatgaaagaaattgttACTTAAAATATggcataaagataaaaaaaatgtgagtttaagttttataaaatagagtttaaaaTGTAAAACTTGCTTAAACCGTGATTCATTCACAAATTAttgtttcaaattattttgatataactATTTTTACAAGTTAACAAACTTAGCATGATAAATTATGATtggataattatataaaaaaaattacattgttaaattttatcataatcCTAGCCATAGAATAAACtcataaaataattacttttttgtcAATCTTTTCTGTGTTGaaacaaataacataacaatattttttcttttaatttatagtttaaATAACATCTTGTGAGATTAAAAATCaccataaaatatatatgaaattatcaTAGATTTTTTAACCCTCCCCAACAACCAAATTCATAAGGTTCTAAACATTGAGGAACCGGAATTGGAAATGGCGACGAATCCTATTCCAacctcacaaaatttaaactagccACCCCAAACCCAAATGAAAACTTCAATGAACCAATGATTGATCCCCAAGCAAGCACCAACCCTGTACCGCAGTGGCGAAATCTCCGCTCCACTTGTGGTGGATTCCGCTACCATGAGTACAATCGCGAAGAACGTTGTGACAACTTTGGTGAACTAGATTTAGGTGAAAgcctactaaaaaaaattaaaaataaaacaaacatatttaccagaattaaaatgaaaaaaaatatcaaaacaagaataaaaaatgttaaattatacaaataaaaaatatatttaaatcttaaaataatttgataatcaaatttaattaaatctctATCTAATTTTAATACTAAAAATGACTCTTTACTCAGAAATCATACAAGTAGACGTGAACATATAATTGCATGCTGACATGACAGCAATTGTTTCAATGTTGAACAAGTGAACTCGGTGATCTGAATGCATTTAGTTTCACCATCCCATGTCAAGTTGCGGCAAGAGATGCCTAGTACTGTTGGAAAAGTGCAAGAACGTGAATCACCTCAAGCAGGCCCATGCCCAAGTATTCACCACTGGCCTTGACACCAACACCTTTGCCCTAAGCAGGCTTTTGGCTTTCTGCTCCCACCCTTATCAGGGAAGCCTCACCTATGCATGCAGAGTCTTTGAACGCATTCACCACCCCACACTTTGCATATGCAACACCATAATCAAAACCTTCCTCCTCAATGGAAACTTCTATGGCACCTTTCACGTCTTCACCAAGATGCTACACAATGGTTTGGGCCCTGACAACTACACCATCCCTTATGTGTTGAAGGCTTGTGCAGCCCTTAGAGATTGTTCTTTGGGGAAAATGGTTCATGGGTACAGTTCAAAATTGGGTCTTGTGTTTGATATCTTTGTGGGCAATAGTTTGATGGCAATGTATTCTGTGTGTGGGGATGTGATTGCTGCAAGGCACgtgtttgatgaaatgcctAGGTTGAGTGCAGTGTCTTGGAGTGTGATGATCTCGGGGTATGCCAAAGTGGGTGATGTTGATTCAGCTAGGTTGTTCTTTGATGAAGCACCTGAGAAGGATAGGGGAATTTGGGGTGCCATGATTTCTGGGTATGTACAAAACAGTTGCTTCAAGGAAGGACTCTATTTGTTTCGTTTGTTGCAGTTGACTCATGTGGTTCCTGATGAGTCTATATTTGTGAGCATTCTTTCTGCTTGTGCTCATTTGGGGGCTTTGGATATTGGAATCTGGATACACAGATACTTGAATCGAAAAACGGTGTCGTTGAGCATTCGTTTGAGTACTAGTTTGCTAGACATGTATGCTAAATGTGGGAATTTGGAGTTGGCTAAAAGATTGTTTGACTCGATGCCGGAGAGAGACATCGTGTGTTGGAATGCCATGATTTCTGGTTTGGCTATGCATGGAGATGGAGCAAGTGCACTCAAAATGTTTTCCGAAATGGAAAAGACTGGGATAAAGCCTGATGATATAACATTCATAGCTGTTTTCACTGCTTGTAGTTATTCAGGAATGGCACATGAAGGTTTGCAGTTGCTAGATAAGATGAGTAGTCTGTACGAAATTGAGCCCAAGAGTGAACATTATGGTTGTCTAGTTGACTTGTTAAGCCGAGCCGGGCTTTTCGGAGAAGCAATGGTTATGATAAGAAGGATAACTTCTACCTCATGGAATGGCTCAGAAGAGACATTGGCTTGGAGAGCATTTCTGAGTGCATGCTGCAACCATGGACAAGCTCAACTAGCCGAACGAGCGGCCAAAAGACTCTTGCGGTTGGAGAATCATAGTGGGGTCtatgttttgctttcaaatttgtaTGCAGCGTCTGGGAAACACAGTGATGCCAGAAGGGTGAGGAATATGATGAGAAACAAAGGGGTGGACAAGGCACCTGGTTGTAGCTCAGTGGAGATTGATGGGGTTGTGAGTGAGTTCATTGCTGGTGAAGAAACGCATCCACAAATGGAGGAAATACACTCAGTTTTGGAGATATTGCATATGCAGTTAGACTAGAATCATTAGATTATTCAGGGTTCAACCAGTTCCTTTTGCTGCTTCACTAATTTGCAACATCAAGTCCAGTCGTTTAACACATtggacttgaaatttgaaaaagaaatactCGTTAGACCAAAAAAGAAATGAAGTAATTTGTAAAATTTGTAGATTCATTACCCTTGTGCCGTTTAATTCAGTATAATAACCATCTTTAGTCTTATGTGtttgacttttttattttgaacagTTTAACATGTAGAAATTtatcaaaacaattttttaatcataaatcacACTAATATTCCTAAAGTTTAGAAGAACTTCCTGAATTTATCTATTCctacactaattttttttagttatttaaaaatatacattaacaTCTCCTTAGAGAGTGATGAATCTCATTCTTTCACgagtaaaaacatattttatcataatcattttcattttatcttaattttctcatttttattctCTCGTGAACCAAACAAGATATCAAGGAAAAGAAACatacattattaaatatatctGTTTATTTAGGACATTAAACATATATTCCAAAAAACAAATGacctaaaaaaagaagaagaaattgactataaaactagaaaaaaagattctaaaaaaacattaatgtaATTAGGCACCTAGACTAAAATGGATTAATGACCTAGCTAGGAAAAACATAAAGAGAAAATGATGCTGACAAATACTATAACCTAACTACATACACGCTGGTGCATTGAAACTCTTGCTATGCACGAACACAATTGAATCATGCTTCACTTTGACTGGAGAAGATGGATCAACCAGCTTTGGTTTCATTTCTGGGATGTGGAGTGACTGGGTCAGCACTAGTGGAGTTCCATTCAACAGCACCACCTTACTTTGAATGTTACCATCTTTGGGTGTCAAATGGTAC
This region includes:
- the LOC114387137 gene encoding pentatricopeptide repeat-containing protein At2g20540-like, translating into MSSCGKRCLVLLEKCKNVNHLKQAHAQVFTTGLDTNTFALSRLLAFCSHPYQGSLTYACRVFERIHHPTLCICNTIIKTFLLNGNFYGTFHVFTKMLHNGLGPDNYTIPYVLKACAALRDCSLGKMVHGYSSKLGLVFDIFVGNSLMAMYSVCGDVIAARHVFDEMPRLSAVSWSVMISGYAKVGDVDSARLFFDEAPEKDRGIWGAMISGYVQNSCFKEGLYLFRLLQLTHVVPDESIFVSILSACAHLGALDIGIWIHRYLNRKTVSLSIRLSTSLLDMYAKCGNLELAKRLFDSMPERDIVCWNAMISGLAMHGDGASALKMFSEMEKTGIKPDDITFIAVFTACSYSGMAHEGLQLLDKMSSLYEIEPKSEHYGCLVDLLSRAGLFGEAMVMIRRITSTSWNGSEETLAWRAFLSACCNHGQAQLAERAAKRLLRLENHSGVYVLLSNLYAASGKHSDARRVRNMMRNKGVDKAPGCSSVEIDGVVSEFIAGEETHPQMEEIHSVLEILHMQLD